One segment of Halomonas sp. TD01 DNA contains the following:
- the radC gene encoding RadC family protein translates to MGINHWPEGERPREKLLNMGVQALSDAELLAIFLRVGVQGSSAVDLARDLLASFGGLRQLLEADQDQFCAARGLGSAKFAQLQATLELSRRHLASQLARGNALTSPALVRHYLSSQLRHLGHEEFAVLFLDTQHRIIRYESLFRGTLDSASVYPREVAKRALELHAGAVILAHNHPSGVAEPSDADRRITERLKDALALFDVRVLDHFVVGDGDVVSFAERGWL, encoded by the coding sequence ATGGGGATTAATCACTGGCCAGAAGGTGAGCGGCCACGAGAGAAGTTATTGAACATGGGGGTTCAGGCGCTCTCTGACGCTGAGCTCCTTGCCATTTTTCTGCGGGTAGGCGTTCAGGGGAGCTCAGCCGTGGATTTAGCGCGGGACCTGCTGGCCAGCTTTGGTGGTTTGAGGCAGCTCTTGGAGGCGGATCAGGATCAGTTTTGTGCGGCTCGGGGGCTTGGGAGTGCAAAATTTGCTCAGCTTCAGGCGACCCTCGAGCTTTCCAGGCGTCATTTGGCGAGTCAGCTTGCCCGGGGCAATGCGCTCACATCGCCGGCCCTTGTGCGCCATTACCTCAGTTCCCAGCTTCGCCATTTGGGGCATGAAGAGTTTGCCGTGCTTTTTTTGGATACACAGCATCGAATTATTCGCTATGAATCCCTGTTTCGCGGTACCCTAGACAGCGCATCCGTTTATCCCCGCGAAGTAGCCAAGCGTGCGCTTGAATTACACGCTGGTGCTGTCATCCTGGCACACAATCACCCCTCGGGTGTTGCTGAGCCAAGCGATGCTGATCGACGTATTACTGAACGTCTAAAAGATGCCCTTGCACTCTTCGATGTGCGGGTGCTTGATCATTTCGTGGTGGGGGACGGTGACGTGGTTTCGTTTGCCGAGCGCGGTTGGCTATAG
- the rpmB gene encoding 50S ribosomal protein L28 encodes MSKVCQVTGKRPVTGNNVSHSQRKTRRRFLPNLHTHRFWVEAENRFVKLRVSSKGMRIIDKKGIETVLADIRKRGDAI; translated from the coding sequence ATGTCCAAAGTATGTCAGGTTACCGGCAAGCGTCCGGTAACTGGTAATAACGTTTCTCACTCCCAGCGTAAGACACGTCGTCGTTTCTTGCCGAACCTGCACACCCATCGTTTTTGGGTTGAAGCTGAAAACCGCTTCGTCAAGCTGCGCGTTTCCTCTAAAGGAATGCGTATTATTGACAAGAAAGGTATCGAAACGGTTCTGGCTGATATCCGCAAGCGCGGCGACGCCATCTAA
- the coaBC gene encoding bifunctional phosphopantothenoylcysteine decarboxylase/phosphopantothenate--cysteine ligase CoaBC — translation MALLSPSPLTSLAGKRLLLGISAGIAAYKSALIVRLLKQAGCEVRVVMTEGAQAFITPLTLQALSGEPVRTSLLDPEAEAGMGHIELARWADAVLIAPATADLIARLVHGMADDLLTTLCLACEAPKLIAPAMNQAMWRHPATQRNVIQLASDGWQLIGPAAGDQACGDVGPGRMSEPEGIVDFLAQHFTTDAKTPAPTSAPHVVITAGPTRESLDPVRYLSNHSSGKMGYALAAEAATQGARVTLISGPVNLPTPYGVERIDVETAAQMHHEALTLAPHAALFIGCAAVADYRAASAAEHKIKKTDDSDTLTLTLVKNPDIIADVSALPGNQRPFVVGFAAETQNVARYAEDKLTRKGLDMIVANDVSQQGLGFGSDNNAALLLWRSMAGTDQLEAPPQAKTQLAALIIRHALSLLPSQLPSQSPSQSLSQPPGALS, via the coding sequence ATGGCCTTATTATCGCCATCTCCGTTAACGTCACTTGCTGGCAAGCGCCTGCTACTTGGTATTAGCGCTGGCATTGCAGCTTATAAAAGCGCGCTGATTGTTCGGCTACTCAAGCAAGCTGGCTGCGAGGTTCGCGTGGTAATGACCGAGGGTGCCCAAGCATTTATCACGCCGTTAACACTTCAAGCGCTCTCAGGGGAGCCGGTACGCACCTCACTGCTTGACCCTGAAGCAGAAGCTGGCATGGGACATATTGAGCTAGCCCGCTGGGCGGATGCCGTACTGATTGCCCCAGCGACTGCCGACTTGATCGCACGATTGGTACATGGCATGGCTGACGATCTGTTGACCACCCTGTGCTTAGCCTGTGAAGCGCCCAAGCTGATCGCACCGGCCATGAATCAGGCCATGTGGCGACACCCCGCAACCCAACGTAACGTGATTCAGTTAGCCAGCGATGGCTGGCAGTTGATCGGGCCAGCGGCAGGTGACCAAGCTTGTGGCGACGTAGGCCCCGGCAGAATGAGCGAGCCAGAAGGTATTGTTGATTTCTTAGCACAGCATTTTACTACTGATGCAAAGACGCCAGCGCCAACCTCCGCGCCGCATGTGGTTATTACTGCTGGCCCCACTCGAGAGTCGCTGGATCCCGTGCGCTACCTATCCAATCACAGCTCAGGGAAGATGGGGTACGCACTAGCTGCTGAAGCAGCTACCCAGGGCGCACGGGTAACGCTGATAAGCGGCCCGGTTAATCTACCCACCCCTTACGGTGTTGAACGGATTGATGTGGAAACCGCCGCACAAATGCATCACGAAGCGTTAACACTAGCGCCTCATGCAGCCCTATTTATTGGCTGTGCTGCGGTCGCTGACTACCGTGCCGCCAGTGCTGCCGAGCATAAAATCAAAAAAACCGACGACAGCGATACGCTAACGCTTACGCTGGTCAAAAACCCTGACATTATTGCCGATGTTTCCGCGCTGCCTGGCAACCAACGCCCTTTCGTGGTGGGCTTCGCCGCCGAAACCCAAAATGTCGCTCGCTATGCGGAAGATAAACTGACCCGCAAAGGCCTAGATATGATCGTTGCCAACGACGTCTCTCAGCAGGGACTTGGCTTTGGAAGCGATAACAATGCTGCCTTGCTGCTTTGGCGCTCAATGGCGGGAACCGATCAACTGGAAGCCCCTCCCCAGGCTAAAACGCAGCTTGCTGCCCTTATTATTCGTCACGCACTATCACTACTACCTTCTCAATTACCCTCTCAGTCACCTTCTCAATCACTTTCTCAACCCCCCGGAGCATTATCATGA
- the dut gene encoding dUTP diphosphatase, translating to MSGSRPRLQCKILDERLHDYLPSYATTGSAGMDLRALLDEPLTLAPGDCQLVRTGLAIYIEDPGLAGMILPRSGLGHKHGIVLGNLVGLIDSDYQGELMVSVWNRGQSSFTLSPFERLAQYVVVPVVQAELTIVDAFEDSTRGSGGFGSTGSQ from the coding sequence ATGAGCGGTTCTCGCCCACGCCTGCAGTGCAAAATATTGGATGAGCGTTTGCACGACTACCTTCCCTCTTATGCAACAACAGGCTCAGCGGGTATGGATTTGCGAGCACTGCTAGATGAACCGCTGACGCTTGCTCCTGGTGACTGCCAGCTGGTGCGAACAGGCCTTGCCATTTACATAGAAGATCCTGGTTTAGCAGGTATGATCTTGCCTCGCTCCGGGCTAGGTCATAAGCACGGTATCGTGCTGGGCAATCTCGTCGGACTAATCGACTCTGATTACCAGGGCGAACTGATGGTATCCGTGTGGAACCGTGGTCAAAGCAGCTTTACGTTATCGCCCTTTGAGCGTCTCGCTCAGTATGTCGTTGTCCCCGTCGTGCAAGCGGAACTTACGATTGTCGATGCCTTTGAAGACTCCACTCGCGGCAGCGGTGGTTTTGGCAGCACAGGCAGCCAATAA